A genomic segment from Burkholderia plantarii encodes:
- a CDS encoding helix-turn-helix domain-containing protein, with product MKAAYEHVDFGAGCSVRIYHRRLPRIPFEWHHHPEYELTLTMNSRGRRYIGDSVASYGADDLVLVPPNLPHTWASNRSIEAGAPQVAIVIWFDGAWIHRLADVCPEHNGLRDLLRRAACGLRFEDGAGTRMRERLDALLADAPRERLTAVLEVLHALATTPAEPLATPSAFGAATGTLGGHEPERLARVLALIDTQYARPLQLAALAKAAGLSERTLTRQFARHLGESVGRYVTRVRLGHACRLLADTTLPVSVIAERSGFPSAAHFNRQFKAARGTTPVAWRRQFAQARNAGAAQPAARDAALAASSAPSSITSPAASPALTERSPSLRDRRPAKAARPR from the coding sequence ATGAAGGCAGCCTACGAGCATGTCGATTTCGGCGCCGGCTGTTCGGTGCGGATTTATCACCGGCGGCTGCCGCGGATCCCGTTCGAGTGGCACCACCACCCCGAGTACGAGCTGACGCTGACGATGAACAGCCGCGGCAGGCGCTATATCGGCGATTCGGTGGCCAGCTACGGCGCCGACGATCTGGTGCTGGTGCCGCCCAATCTGCCGCACACCTGGGCGTCGAACCGCTCGATCGAGGCGGGCGCCCCGCAGGTGGCGATCGTGATCTGGTTCGACGGCGCCTGGATACACCGGCTCGCCGACGTCTGCCCCGAACACAACGGTCTGCGCGACCTGCTGCGGCGCGCGGCCTGCGGGCTGCGCTTCGAGGACGGCGCCGGCACGCGCATGCGCGAGCGGCTCGACGCGCTGCTGGCCGACGCGCCGCGCGAGCGGCTCACCGCGGTGCTCGAGGTGCTGCATGCGCTGGCCACCACGCCAGCCGAGCCGCTCGCCACGCCGAGCGCGTTCGGCGCCGCGACCGGCACGCTCGGCGGCCACGAGCCCGAGCGGCTCGCGCGCGTGCTCGCGCTGATCGACACGCAGTACGCCAGGCCGCTGCAGCTCGCCGCGCTCGCGAAGGCGGCCGGCCTGTCGGAACGGACGCTCACGCGCCAGTTCGCGCGGCATCTCGGCGAGAGCGTGGGCCGCTACGTCACGCGCGTGCGGCTCGGCCATGCCTGCCGGCTGCTCGCCGACACGACGCTGCCGGTATCGGTGATCGCCGAGCGCTCCGGCTTTCCGAGCGCCGCGCATTTCAACCGGCAGTTCAAGGCCGCGCGCGGCACGACGCCGGTGGCCTGGCGCCGGCAGTTCGCGCAGGCGCGGAATGCCGGGGCGGCGCAGCCGGCTGCGCGGGACGCCGCCCTCGCCGCCTCATCCGCCCCCTCGTCCATCACGTCACCCGCCGCCTCACCCGCGCTGACCGAGCGTTCGCCGTCGCTGCGCGACCGGCGCCCCGCGAAAGCTGCCCGCCCCCGCTGA
- a CDS encoding DUF1479 domain-containing protein — MALHIDDLPAAIRAAKRELRAALPNHREVFAEVEAAMREMAREIAALRERGAAVIPEIRFEDIDAGRVEAGTIALVKQRGACVIRGVFAREQAERWDREIADYIARNDLDARLAHRAEDNYFGQLASSRPQIHGVYWSAPQVAARQSPALTRARVFLNRLWRATGEGGERHFDPERVPAYADRLRRRPPGSASLGLSAHCDGGSVERWIEANFRRVYRHVFAGNWRDYDPFDAAWRTEVEEIASPAVCSMFRTFQGWTALTPQGPGDGTLQLVPIANAMAYILLRALQDDVADDDLCGAMPGRALSIRAEYHAPLFDALSSIPPMQPGDTVFWHGDVIHAVEDEHRGSGDSNVMYIASAPGCAKNDAYLRRHWPHFVDGRSPPDFPADHFEADFIGRATADDLTPVGREQMGAPLSR; from the coding sequence ATGGCCCTGCACATCGACGATTTGCCCGCCGCCATCCGCGCGGCCAAGCGCGAACTGCGCGCGGCGCTGCCGAACCATCGCGAGGTGTTCGCCGAGGTCGAGGCGGCGATGCGCGAGATGGCGCGCGAGATCGCCGCGCTGCGCGAACGCGGCGCCGCCGTGATTCCCGAGATCCGCTTCGAGGACATCGACGCCGGGCGCGTCGAGGCCGGGACGATCGCGCTCGTGAAGCAGCGCGGCGCCTGCGTGATCCGCGGCGTGTTCGCGCGCGAGCAGGCCGAGCGCTGGGATCGCGAGATCGCCGATTACATCGCGCGCAACGATCTGGACGCGCGGCTCGCGCACCGCGCCGAGGACAACTATTTCGGCCAGCTCGCGTCGAGCCGGCCGCAGATCCACGGCGTCTACTGGTCGGCGCCGCAGGTGGCCGCGCGCCAGTCGCCGGCGCTGACCCGGGCGCGCGTGTTCCTGAACCGGCTGTGGCGCGCGACGGGCGAGGGCGGCGAGCGGCACTTCGATCCCGAGCGCGTGCCGGCCTATGCCGACCGCCTGCGCCGGCGCCCGCCCGGCTCGGCCTCGCTGGGGCTGTCCGCGCATTGCGACGGCGGCTCGGTGGAGCGCTGGATCGAGGCGAATTTCCGCCGCGTCTACCGGCACGTGTTCGCCGGCAACTGGCGCGACTACGATCCGTTCGACGCCGCGTGGCGCACCGAGGTGGAGGAGATCGCGTCGCCGGCCGTCTGCTCGATGTTCCGCACCTTCCAGGGCTGGACCGCGCTGACGCCGCAAGGCCCCGGCGACGGCACGCTGCAGTTGGTGCCGATCGCCAACGCGATGGCGTACATCCTGCTGCGCGCGCTGCAGGACGACGTGGCCGACGACGATCTGTGCGGCGCGATGCCGGGCCGCGCGCTGTCGATCCGGGCCGAGTACCACGCGCCGCTGTTCGACGCGCTGTCGTCGATCCCGCCGATGCAGCCGGGCGACACCGTGTTCTGGCACGGCGACGTGATCCACGCGGTCGAGGACGAGCACCGCGGCAGCGGCGACAGCAACGTGATGTACATCGCGTCGGCACCGGGCTGCGCGAAGAACGACGCGTACCTGCGGCGGCATTGGCCGCATTTCGTCGACGGTCGCAGCCCGCCCGATTTTCCCGCCGATCACTTCGAGGCCGACTTCATCGGCCGCGCGACGGCCGACGACCTGACGCCGGTCGGGCGCGAGCAGATGGGCGCCCCGCTGTCGCGCTGA